The following are encoded in a window of Alosa sapidissima isolate fAloSap1 chromosome 10, fAloSap1.pri, whole genome shotgun sequence genomic DNA:
- the leng1 gene encoding leukocyte receptor cluster member 1 has protein sequence MNILPKKSWHVRNKDNVARVRRDEAQAAEEEREIQKRIERAEQEARTQFLRNKSRGALGQSSGAAGEDGAPEGGEGTAAVELLNLFPLEDASGKKGNEEYLKEKKEEKEKQERAIGLLVSLGPAPGTAVTPWYLESRSEREKKKEEEEKDERGKKEKEKDKRKHRSFTAEEKEKRDRRLKDSLDPLAEMNKALAKKGHNEKKSRKRERQDRGGTSSGGQSTLERLRAERLQREAEEKRKAKALLEQKSVEGKQKEPERVVGERDRPYNSAYFPQLARKRQRRDHDHYDFSKPL, from the exons ATGAACATCTTACCCAAGAAAAGTTGGCACGTGCGCAACAAGGACAATGTTGCTCGTGTGCGACGAGATGAAGCACAAGCGGCCGAGGAAGAACGTGAGATTCAGAAGCGCATAGAGCGCGCCGAGCAAGAG GCACGGACACAATTCTTGAGGAACAAATCTCGCGGTGCCCTTGGGCAGAGTAGCGGGGCAGCGGGTGAGGACGGAGCTccagaaggaggagaggggacaGCAGCGGTAGAGCTCCTGAACCTGTTCCCCCTGGAAGATGCCTCTGGGAAGAAGGGCAACGAGGAGTACCTgaaagagaagaaggaggagaag GAGAAGCAAGAGCGAGCTATTGGCCTTCTGGTGTCACTGGGCCCAGCGCCAGGCACTGCGGTCACTCCCTGGTACCTGGAGAGTCGGAGTGAacgagagaagaagaaggaggaggaggagaaggacgagagggggaagaaggagaaggagaaggacaaaCGGAAGCACAGGAGCTTCACggcggaggagaaggagaagagagaccgCAGGCTGAAGGACAGCCTGGACCCGCTGGCGGAGATGAACAAAGCCCTGGCGAAGAAAGGGCACAACGAGAAAaagagcaggaagagagagCGGCAAGACCGAGGAGGGACGAGCAGCGGAGGACAGAG CACGCTGGAGAGGCTCCGTGCGGAGCGACTGCAGAGAGAggcggaggagaagaggaaagccAAAGCCCTGCTGGAGCAGAAGAGCGTCGAGGGGAAGCAGAAGGAGCCGGAGAGGGTGGTGGGCGAGAGGGACAGGCCCTACAACAGCGCCTACTTCCCACAACTGGCCCgcaagaggcagaggagggacCACGATCACTACGACTTCTCTAAACCCCTATAA